A region of Pyxidicoccus parkwaysis DNA encodes the following proteins:
- a CDS encoding tetratricopeptide repeat protein, with protein sequence MTTESKATVSKNDAKPISGPEMLERATEGFNLFQDGRFRESLAIFEALASRDPSEPYFQTALGACYLALEELDVAESYFNRAIELDPTDLTPFVNRGEVHLRLGKVMEAARDFNHAVSLDPQGQDPLSARARMLAAAALESVEDAQHSGPGTENPA encoded by the coding sequence ATGACGACCGAATCCAAGGCAACGGTGTCCAAGAACGACGCGAAGCCCATCTCCGGCCCGGAGATGCTCGAGCGGGCCACCGAAGGCTTCAACCTGTTCCAGGACGGACGCTTCCGCGAGTCGCTGGCCATCTTCGAGGCCCTGGCCTCCAGGGACCCCTCGGAGCCGTACTTCCAGACGGCCCTGGGCGCCTGCTACCTGGCCCTCGAGGAGCTGGACGTCGCGGAGTCCTACTTCAACCGGGCCATCGAGCTGGACCCCACGGACCTCACCCCCTTCGTCAACCGGGGCGAGGTGCACCTGCGCCTGGGCAAGGTGATGGAGGCCGCTCGCGACTTCAACCACGCCGTGAGCCTGGACCCGCAGGGGCAGGATCCGCTCAGCGCCCGCGCGCGGATGCTCGCCGCGGCGGCGCTGGAGAGCGTGGAGGATGCCCAGCACTCCGGTCCCGGGACCGAGAACCCCGCGTAG
- the sctV gene encoding type III secretion system export apparatus subunit SctV yields the protein MMASNSNSFLAKYSDIVLALVVVAIVGMMIVPLPTLLLDVLLTLNISISVVLLLVSLYVPAALHLSVFPTLLLITTMFRLALTISTTRLILLTGDPGEVVVAFGNFVVQGNFVVGAILFIILVIVNFIVISKGSERVAEVAARFTLDAMPGKQMSIDADLRAGSIDQDQGKKKRRDLERESQLFGAMDGAMKFVKGDAIASIIITVVNIVGGLIIGVTQKGLSAGDAAQKYTLLTIGDGLVGMIPAILVSTCAGIIVTRVGGEEEGNHLGMDMGSQLTAYPKAIAIAAGMLIVLGLVPGLPKIPFFLLGGGAGFGAWSMLKKQKMAAVEEEAGPALETENGTPMATEPAPKEQMNPDSELFIPVVTPIVLEVSDALVPYVDSRQDNGKFLFELVPFMRDGLFVELGVRFPGVRARGNASLPPGAYQIQINEVPVVTGQATLGHILVNDTVDRLKLMNIQGFEAINPATRQPAAWVPEQHRETLEAAGLTTWDVPGYIILHMAAVLRRNAREFVGVQETQTMLEQLEKAFPAIVKEVVPKVVNVLKLTDILQRLVEEEISIRDLRGILQALAEYGQVEADNVMLTEHVRAAQRRYISHKYARGTGTLVVYLLDPNIEEAIRGSVKRTSAGAHLALEPELAQEIVQAVRSECGHLPPSAQRPVILTAMDIRRYVRKLLEYEFNPSFSVLSYQELSPELNIQPVARISTR from the coding sequence CTGATGGCCTCCAATTCAAACAGCTTCCTCGCCAAGTACTCCGACATCGTCCTCGCGCTGGTGGTCGTGGCCATCGTCGGGATGATGATCGTCCCGCTGCCCACGCTGCTGCTGGACGTGCTGCTGACGCTGAACATCAGCATCTCGGTGGTGCTGCTGCTGGTGTCACTCTACGTGCCCGCGGCGCTGCACCTGTCGGTGTTCCCGACACTGCTGCTCATCACCACGATGTTCCGGCTGGCGCTGACCATCTCCACTACGCGCCTCATCCTCCTCACCGGCGACCCGGGCGAGGTGGTGGTGGCGTTCGGCAACTTCGTGGTGCAGGGCAACTTCGTCGTCGGCGCCATCCTCTTCATCATCCTCGTCATCGTGAACTTCATCGTCATCTCCAAGGGCTCGGAGCGCGTCGCGGAAGTGGCCGCGCGCTTCACCCTGGACGCGATGCCGGGCAAGCAGATGTCCATCGACGCGGACCTGCGCGCGGGCTCCATCGACCAGGACCAGGGCAAGAAGAAGCGCCGCGACCTCGAGCGTGAGAGCCAGCTCTTCGGCGCCATGGACGGCGCCATGAAGTTCGTGAAGGGCGACGCCATCGCCAGCATCATCATCACCGTCGTCAACATCGTCGGCGGCCTCATCATCGGCGTGACGCAGAAGGGCCTGTCCGCGGGCGACGCGGCGCAGAAGTACACGCTGCTCACCATCGGTGACGGCCTGGTGGGCATGATTCCCGCCATCCTCGTGTCCACCTGCGCTGGCATCATCGTGACGCGCGTGGGCGGCGAGGAAGAGGGCAACCACCTCGGCATGGACATGGGCAGCCAGCTCACCGCCTACCCGAAGGCCATTGCCATCGCGGCGGGCATGCTCATCGTCCTCGGTCTCGTCCCCGGTCTGCCCAAGATTCCCTTCTTCCTCCTGGGCGGGGGCGCCGGCTTCGGCGCCTGGTCGATGCTGAAGAAGCAGAAGATGGCGGCGGTGGAGGAGGAGGCCGGTCCGGCCCTGGAGACGGAGAACGGCACGCCCATGGCGACCGAGCCTGCTCCCAAGGAGCAGATGAATCCGGACTCGGAGCTCTTCATCCCCGTCGTCACGCCCATCGTGCTGGAGGTCTCCGACGCGCTGGTGCCCTACGTGGACTCGCGCCAGGACAACGGGAAGTTCCTCTTCGAGCTCGTTCCCTTCATGCGCGACGGCCTCTTCGTGGAGCTGGGCGTGCGCTTCCCGGGCGTGCGCGCCCGTGGCAACGCGTCCCTGCCGCCGGGCGCGTACCAGATTCAAATCAACGAGGTGCCCGTCGTCACCGGCCAGGCCACGCTGGGGCACATCCTCGTCAACGACACGGTGGACCGCCTCAAGCTGATGAACATCCAGGGCTTCGAGGCCATCAACCCCGCCACCCGCCAGCCGGCCGCGTGGGTGCCGGAGCAGCACCGCGAGACGCTGGAGGCCGCGGGCCTCACCACCTGGGACGTGCCCGGCTACATCATCCTGCACATGGCCGCCGTGCTGCGGCGCAACGCCCGCGAGTTCGTCGGCGTGCAGGAGACGCAGACGATGCTGGAGCAGCTCGAGAAGGCCTTCCCCGCCATCGTCAAGGAGGTGGTGCCGAAGGTCGTCAACGTGCTGAAGCTGACGGACATCCTGCAGCGCCTCGTGGAGGAGGAAATCTCCATCCGCGACCTGCGCGGCATCCTCCAGGCCCTGGCCGAGTACGGGCAGGTGGAGGCGGACAACGTCATGCTCACCGAGCACGTGCGCGCCGCCCAGCGCCGCTACATCTCGCACAAGTACGCGCGCGGCACCGGCACGCTGGTGGTGTACCTGTTGGACCCGAACATCGAGGAGGCCATCCGCGGCTCGGTGAAGCGCACGTCGGCGGGCGCGCACCTCGCGCTGGAGCCGGAGCTGGCGCAGGAAATCGTCCAGGCCGTGCGCTCCGAGTGCGGCCACCTGCCGCCCAGCGCCCAGCGCCCCGTCATCCTCACCGCCATGGACATCCGCCGCTACGTGCGCAAGCTGCTGGAGTACGAGTTCAACCCCTCGTTCTCCGTGCTCAGCTACCAGGAGCTGTCGCCCGAGCTGAACATCCAGCCCGTGGCCCGCATCTCCACGCGGTAG
- a CDS encoding EscU/YscU/HrcU family type III secretion system export apparatus switch protein, which yields MSDDEAEIAIALKYDKEKDGAPRVVAKGMRLKAEKIRAIAREHGIPFMRNVNLANALYRVEVGQEVPEELYDAVAEVLNFIYELQREQAAANSKR from the coding sequence ATGAGTGACGACGAGGCCGAAATCGCCATCGCGCTGAAGTACGACAAGGAGAAGGACGGCGCTCCGCGCGTGGTGGCCAAGGGCATGCGGCTCAAGGCGGAGAAGATTCGCGCCATCGCCCGGGAGCACGGCATCCCCTTCATGCGGAACGTCAACCTCGCCAACGCGCTGTATCGCGTGGAGGTGGGGCAGGAGGTTCCAGAGGAGCTGTACGACGCCGTCGCCGAAGTGCTGAACTTCATCTACGAGTTGCAGCGCGAGCAGGCAGCCGCCAACAGTAAGCGCTAG
- a CDS encoding DUF1521 domain-containing protein yields MSNNIGGIGNRQLNTSMLSPFGGVSQKTIAKNAQLIESTLNLVQKTLDLATKMVDQMSKAIDTKAPSIAAGPGGCFPSEKPNPVDSVGERDALKVDSNGVVTTPGGYKIEQKGQFEWSITGPDGKSTRVWGDPHVEESDGGKFDFKKNATFTLGDGTMINVTTKPYGNGMTVTGGLDIISGDSHVSVTDIDKGKGKVGQPTNDGFGAAVKFAAQGNIDNFTMGNESDDWVYNGSEVTGSEGGGDKIKTKDEDYKFKSSIPTGNSQNLPGVKKQPAWADLGKLGERFEALTKMFDTLKNTRANGFNPFRKTDDIFGRYDKNEHKSAMTKSFKALGDMFRVLEQVSKLNDMVRFRGTQMF; encoded by the coding sequence ATGTCGAACAACATCGGTGGCATCGGCAACCGTCAGCTCAACACGTCGATGCTCTCGCCCTTTGGCGGCGTCAGCCAGAAGACGATTGCCAAGAACGCCCAGCTCATCGAGTCCACGCTGAACCTGGTGCAGAAGACGCTGGACCTGGCCACCAAGATGGTGGACCAGATGTCCAAGGCCATCGACACCAAGGCCCCCAGCATCGCGGCGGGCCCGGGCGGGTGCTTCCCCTCCGAGAAGCCGAACCCGGTGGACTCCGTGGGTGAGCGCGACGCCCTGAAGGTGGACAGCAACGGCGTGGTCACCACCCCGGGTGGCTACAAGATCGAGCAGAAGGGCCAGTTCGAGTGGTCCATCACCGGTCCGGACGGCAAGAGCACCCGCGTCTGGGGCGACCCGCACGTCGAGGAGAGCGACGGCGGCAAGTTCGACTTCAAGAAGAACGCGACCTTCACCCTCGGCGACGGCACGATGATCAACGTCACCACCAAGCCGTACGGCAACGGCATGACGGTGACCGGCGGGCTCGACATCATCTCCGGTGACAGCCACGTGAGCGTGACGGACATCGACAAGGGCAAGGGCAAGGTCGGCCAGCCCACGAACGATGGCTTCGGCGCGGCCGTGAAGTTCGCCGCCCAGGGCAACATCGACAACTTCACGATGGGCAACGAGTCGGACGACTGGGTCTACAACGGCAGCGAGGTCACCGGCTCCGAGGGCGGCGGCGACAAGATCAAGACGAAGGACGAGGACTACAAGTTCAAGTCCAGCATCCCCACGGGCAACTCCCAGAACCTGCCCGGCGTGAAGAAGCAGCCGGCCTGGGCGGACCTGGGCAAGCTGGGCGAGCGCTTCGAGGCCCTCACCAAGATGTTCGACACGCTGAAGAACACCCGCGCCAACGGCTTCAACCCGTTCCGCAAGACGGACGACATCTTCGGCCGCTACGACAAGAACGAGCACAAGAGCGCGATGACCAAGTCCTTCAAGGCGCTGGGCGACATGTTCCGCGTCCTGGAGCAGGTCTCCAAGCTCAATGATATGGTGCGCTTCCGCGGCACCCAGATGTTCTGA
- a CDS encoding FHA domain-containing protein, whose amino-acid sequence MSVRLTVTQRSEAGAAPSTEVVLDDAVITLGRDKACQVVLPQQAVSRNHARIVQEGTLFFLEDLGSAYGTQVNGKPLPKGEKRLLRNGDVIAIAQYDVRFDRMTELNADVNSEKTSFIARGMVKDAMRGSSVERYLRFMNGPREGQRIELGDTQEIIFGRDEKEVDVVLKDDLVSRKHAKIRRDWSGTHVEDLGSRNGIKVNKKRVNRKALKDSDELEVGATRFLYVDPSEPAEEPVQLSTDVKAPPPPSPQRPGPSRQMKAVEEPPPEEPAEPPAEEPASAPEEPAEAASSEEPAASAESESASAEEPASPSAEVSVPDDSGAVSPLKDKKKLVPLVVMGVVGLLFLVLTIAVLAGA is encoded by the coding sequence ATGAGCGTCCGTCTCACCGTCACGCAGCGCAGCGAGGCCGGCGCTGCCCCGAGCACCGAGGTCGTCCTCGACGACGCGGTCATCACCTTGGGGCGTGACAAGGCCTGTCAGGTGGTGCTTCCGCAGCAGGCGGTGTCGCGCAACCACGCGCGCATTGTCCAGGAAGGCACCCTCTTCTTCCTGGAGGACCTGGGCAGCGCGTACGGCACCCAGGTCAACGGCAAGCCGCTCCCGAAGGGAGAGAAGCGGCTCTTGCGCAACGGGGACGTCATCGCCATTGCCCAGTACGACGTGCGCTTCGACCGGATGACGGAGCTGAACGCGGACGTCAACTCGGAGAAGACGTCGTTCATCGCGCGCGGCATGGTGAAGGACGCCATGCGCGGCTCCAGCGTGGAGCGCTACCTGCGCTTCATGAACGGCCCGCGCGAGGGCCAGCGCATCGAGTTGGGCGACACGCAGGAAATCATCTTCGGGCGCGACGAGAAGGAAGTGGACGTCGTCCTCAAGGATGACCTCGTCTCGCGCAAGCACGCCAAGATTCGCCGCGACTGGTCCGGCACCCACGTCGAGGACCTGGGCAGCCGCAACGGCATCAAGGTCAACAAGAAGCGGGTGAACCGCAAGGCGCTCAAGGACAGCGACGAGTTGGAGGTGGGCGCCACCCGCTTCCTCTACGTGGACCCGTCCGAGCCGGCGGAGGAGCCCGTCCAGCTCTCCACGGACGTGAAGGCACCGCCGCCGCCCTCGCCGCAGCGGCCGGGCCCGTCGCGGCAGATGAAGGCGGTGGAGGAGCCGCCCCCGGAGGAGCCCGCCGAGCCTCCGGCCGAGGAGCCCGCCTCTGCGCCCGAGGAGCCCGCCGAGGCCGCATCGTCCGAGGAGCCCGCGGCGAGCGCCGAGTCCGAGTCCGCATCCGCCGAGGAGCCCGCCTCCCCGTCCGCCGAGGTGTCCGTCCCGGACGACTCCGGAGCCGTCTCCCCGCTGAAGGACAAGAAGAAGCTCGTCCCGCTGGTGGTGATGGGCGTGGTGGGGCTGCTCTTCCTCGTGCTGACGATTGCCGTGCTCGCCGGCGCCTGA
- a CDS encoding tetratricopeptide repeat protein, which yields MSDTEEKKKGAVPEPVAEAVIRGEMSLAQFVGATKEDLYRFANIGHQLLQAGSTQQALTIFQGLVVAAPMDAVFHAQLAATFMTLERFDEAFDEFNEALKYNKGHVDALAGRGEVYLRRGQVPEALADFSAAIQKDPTLKRAAAQRAHGTLLALKQQAEQASKAK from the coding sequence GTGAGCGACACTGAAGAGAAGAAGAAGGGCGCCGTCCCGGAACCCGTCGCCGAGGCGGTCATCCGTGGAGAGATGTCGCTCGCGCAGTTCGTGGGGGCCACGAAGGAGGACCTCTACCGCTTCGCGAACATCGGGCACCAGCTCCTGCAGGCGGGCAGCACCCAGCAGGCGCTCACCATCTTCCAGGGCCTGGTGGTCGCGGCGCCCATGGACGCGGTGTTCCACGCGCAGCTCGCGGCGACGTTCATGACGCTCGAGCGCTTCGACGAGGCCTTCGACGAGTTCAACGAGGCGCTCAAGTACAACAAGGGCCACGTGGACGCGCTGGCGGGGCGCGGAGAAGTCTACCTGCGCCGCGGGCAGGTGCCCGAGGCGCTCGCCGACTTCAGCGCCGCCATCCAGAAGGACCCGACCCTCAAGCGGGCCGCGGCGCAGCGCGCCCACGGGACGCTGCTCGCGCTGAAGCAGCAGGCGGAGCAGGCCAGCAAGGCCAAGTAG
- a CDS encoding SycD/LcrH family type III secretion system chaperone, whose translation MAVLDPEDPQDEAKLTATLQRWAEGKATLKDVRGYSDDELYAIAKTAYFFFYQGRISEARTLFQGLYAVNPTDGYFAKALGVVEMAAGNGQGALAAFDVAAKLSPQDPSVYVGRAEVKLALGQKPQAVEDLRRAAAMTPEDDPVVRKAGAMLTALGRR comes from the coding sequence ATGGCCGTGTTGGACCCGGAGGATCCGCAGGACGAGGCGAAGCTCACGGCCACGCTGCAGCGCTGGGCGGAAGGGAAGGCCACGCTGAAGGACGTGCGCGGCTACTCCGACGACGAGCTGTATGCCATTGCGAAGACGGCCTACTTCTTCTTCTACCAGGGCCGTATCAGCGAGGCGCGCACCCTCTTCCAGGGGCTGTACGCGGTGAACCCCACGGACGGCTACTTCGCCAAGGCGCTGGGCGTGGTGGAGATGGCCGCCGGAAACGGGCAGGGCGCGCTCGCCGCCTTCGATGTGGCCGCCAAGCTGTCTCCGCAGGACCCGTCCGTCTACGTGGGCCGCGCCGAGGTGAAGCTCGCGCTCGGCCAGAAGCCGCAGGCGGTGGAGGACCTGCGCCGCGCCGCGGCGATGACACCCGAGGATGACCCCGTCGTGCGCAAGGCCGGGGCCATGCTCACCGCGCTCGGACGCAGGTGA
- a CDS encoding carboxypeptidase-like regulatory domain-containing protein, translated as MRLKGAVGRGLSLLLLGSSLACAGCSSNGNDKDDSGTSNPGPVETNVVKGKVVDTAGKPLAGAEVVADNQVLYDSNVVGTTGADGTYRLDLGKAAVTWNASARFQRQYNGKTYTFNLHPSNPASFATNEGAVRDFSWKLTGEKPDGGNYGSPVLFNMVAYENPQDPDTALDSLNVELTLTPSGPLVDGSTGSPVTAHATRDGNGTGLHDIAVGRYTITARYAPSGKAAQPLVVRVNNTGSYASSVTADFAAVTEGVYRIDLDVDFPK; from the coding sequence ATGCGACTGAAGGGTGCCGTGGGCCGAGGTCTCTCGCTGTTGCTGCTGGGTTCGTCCCTGGCCTGCGCGGGCTGCTCGAGCAACGGAAACGACAAGGATGACTCGGGCACGAGCAACCCCGGCCCGGTGGAGACCAACGTGGTGAAGGGCAAGGTGGTGGACACCGCGGGCAAGCCCCTCGCGGGCGCCGAGGTCGTCGCCGACAACCAGGTCCTCTACGACTCCAACGTGGTGGGTACGACGGGCGCGGACGGCACCTACCGCCTGGACCTGGGAAAGGCGGCCGTCACCTGGAACGCCAGCGCCCGGTTCCAGCGCCAGTACAACGGCAAGACGTACACCTTCAACCTGCACCCCTCCAACCCGGCCTCCTTCGCCACGAACGAGGGCGCCGTCCGCGACTTCTCGTGGAAGCTCACCGGCGAGAAGCCGGATGGGGGCAACTACGGCAGCCCCGTCCTCTTCAACATGGTGGCGTACGAGAACCCGCAGGACCCGGACACGGCGCTCGACTCCCTGAATGTCGAGCTGACGCTGACGCCGAGCGGCCCGCTGGTGGATGGCAGCACGGGCTCTCCCGTGACGGCGCACGCCACCCGCGACGGCAATGGCACCGGCCTGCATGACATCGCCGTGGGGCGCTACACCATCACCGCGCGCTACGCGCCGTCGGGCAAGGCCGCTCAGCCCCTGGTCGTCCGGGTGAACAACACGGGCAGCTACGCCAGCTCGGTGACCGCGGACTTCGCGGCCGTCACCGAGGGCGTCTACCGCATCGACCTGGACGTGGACTTCCCGAAGTGA